Genomic segment of Calditrichota bacterium:
ACCAACGTCGATTAATCAAAGTCGCTCGTTTCATTTTTGATTCTCCTTTATTTTGAAACGCTAATTTTCAACGATAACTTTCAGGGTTCACTAACTAAATTCAATTTAATTCTTTTCAAATTGGTAAATAACTGCCATCATAAATTTTGAACCTGAGCAAATTCTTCTTTTTCTGCAATTTCGATCAACTTCCCGGCATCTAAAATCAGCGCCACAGAGCCATCTCCCAAAATCGTCGCGCCGGAAAGTCCGTCCACATTTCGGTACAATTTTCCCAGAGATTTTATCACGATTTGATGCTCGCCTTCGATTTCATCCACCACAATGCCGATTTTTTGATCATTCACCTGGGCGATGACCAGATGTCCCCTTTCCGGCGGATTTCCCGAAATAGCGAAATGTTCCCGCAAGCGAATGTACGAGATGACCTCGCCGCGAATTTCAAGAATCTCCCGATGTTTGAATCGAGTAGTCCCCTCGACGTAAAATTCCTGACAATCCTGTACCACTGAAATCGGCAGTACAAATCTCTCACTGCCGGCTTTAATCACCAGGCCATCGATGATCCCCAGCGTCAACGGCAGCCGCAGAGAGATAGTTGTGCCTTTTCCTACCTCACTTTTCACGGACACCGTGCCCCGCAAATCTTTCACATTTTTTTTGACAACATCCATTCCCACGCCGCGGCCGGAAATATCGCTCACTTCTTCCGCCGTGGAAAATCCCGGCTTGAAAATAAGCTGCAAAATTTCCGATGTGCTCAGAGGCAGATTTGCCGGAACGATGCCTTTTTCCACTGCCCGCGCGTGAATTTTTTCCGGATCCATGCCCTTTCCGTCGTCGGAAATTTGAATCCAGACGTCAGCGCCGCTCTGTCGCGCTGAAATGCGGATTGTTCCTGCCCGTGGCTTGCCGTTTTTTTCGCGAATTTCCGGAAGCTCGATGCCATGATCGATGCTGTTACGAATCAAATGCACTAAGGGGTCGCCGAGACGATCGATGATTGTTTTGTCCAATTCTGTCTCGCCGCCTTCAAAAACAAAATTGATTTCTTTTTTCTGCGTGCGCGCCAGGTCTCTCACCAATCGCCTGTATTTGCCGAAAAGAGACCCGAGGGGAATAAGTCGGATTTCCATGGCAATGTCGCGCAAGCCGGCCGTGAGCCGTTCCAACTCCTCGGCTATCGCCAAATAGCGGCTGTCGTTGTTTTTCAGCACAGTCTGCGCCAGACTCGCCTGAGCTGTCACCAGTTCGCCGACCAAATTAATTAAGTTATCCAATTTTTCCGAAGAAACCCGAATCGCAGACGCCTGCTCGCATTCCACGCGCATTTTCGCGGAAGACGGGGTTAATTTTTTCTCTTCCTTTTTCTCACGGATAGGTTTTTCAGCAGTCTTTTGCGTCGCTGCCGCTGACTCGTCTTGGTCTTTATTTGCAAGAAGTTGACTCAGTTTCTCAAACGACAATCCCTTTTCAGCAATCAGAGTATTTTTAATTTTTTCAATGTCTTTCGCTGAAAATTTTCCTTCGCCATCAAGCGTCTCAATGCGAATTACGCTCTCATCTTCAACAAAAATAAAAACATCTTGAATCGCTCGCACATCTTCAGAGGTCGTCAAAATGATCGTCCAGTAGAGATAACATTTTTCAGGATTCATTTCTTCAAATTCGGGGAGTCTATCCCAATGAGCAATCACATGACCGGAGCCAAGCTCGAGCAGTTCTTTGAGCAACAAAATCGGATTCATGCCGGAAAGAAAAATATCTTCGTGAGGCACAAAATGAATAAAATAAGTAGCGCTCTTTTTCTCATCAGCGCGCTTATCTGCTGCAATCGCAGAACTGACACTTTTAACACGGGACTGCTGGTCTTTTTGGGGAAGCAATTGGGCAAACCCCTGCAAAGTCGTATCGACTTTTTCTTTTTGTTTGCCAATATCAGCGCCGGGTTTGAGCAGCATCAAATTAATCTGGTCGCAGGCTTCCAAAGTTAAATTTATCAATTCAGGTGTGACGGGAAGTTCGCCTTCCCGAACTTTGTCGTAAACAGTTTCAATGTCGTGGGTGAAGGCAGAAATATTGTCAAAGCCGAACATGGCGCCGTTGCCTTTCATATTGTGCATCGCCCGAAAAACCCGATCGATCAGTTCCCGATCTTTTGGTTTCTCCTCCAATTCCAGCAACGTGTCCTGAATATCATTCAGCAGCTCTTTTGTCTCTTCTTTGTAAAGTTCAACAAAATTTTCCATGTTCCATCCGTCTTGCGTGAAATTAGCCAAGTACTTTTTTCACCACCGCCAGCAACTGCTCCGGTTTGAAAGGTTTGACGATCCAGCCGGTCGCGCCGACTTTTTTTCCTTCCTGTTTTTTGCTCATTTGAGATTCAGTGGTAAGCATAATCAATGGAATGAAACGGTACTTTTCGTGAGACCTGACCGCTTTGATGAATTCGATGCCGTTCATGTTGGGCATGTTCAAATCCACAAACGCCAGATGGATTGGTGAGCCGTCCATTTTTTGCAGCGCATCTTTTCCGTCTTCGGCTTCCACAACCTCAAAGCCGGCGCTCTGCAGCGTCATTTTTACAAACTGCCTGACGCTCGGCGAATCGTCGACGGTCATGATCGTTTTCAACGACATAAATTACCTCCGCGCTTTCCCATAGACTAAAATTCAATCTCAACAGGTGCTTCCCCGGCAAAGTTCAGTTCAAAAAGTGCGCGCACCCTAATATTGTTAAAGCATCTTTTACAGAAGAATTGGCAGCACTTTGAAATGACAATTTTTTGCCGGACCTTGTGTAATCCTTCTGCAAAGCCAAAATGAGTTGAATCACCGCAGTGTGCGGTTCAGCATTTGCATCAAAAACAAGCTCTACTTTTTCCGCGACTTCGACGATTTTGTGCAATTCTTCCTTCAACAAGATAGCATCGTCAACCGTCAACTCGCCGCGCAAATGCACCTTCGTTGATTTTTTTCTGTTTTCAATTTTTATTTTTTCCATCGCAGACGTCATCCCCGAAAATTTCAAAAAGAGATTATACTTTTCGATTTTATCATTGTAAAGCGGTGCACTTTTTCACAATTCTCAAAAATCGTACCATGTAGATTCAAACATTTCTAGGCTCGCACTTTGGTTTTTCAGAGAAGATTAACTTATTTTTTATCAAATACTTAAAGTTTTTGGGGCAAAATAACAGCAAGGGCTAACATGAGGTTAAATTGCAATTTGAAATGATTTTTTTTACAAATTGAATCTTTGAGAACAACGAAGAAAAGCGATACAGGGAACAATACAAAAATTTTCGTAGAAAAATTGAAACAAATGTTGGAGGCAAAGGTAGCAGAGAATAAAAAGTGCGGCCATTAATCCGCAGGGTGACCGAAATTACTAAGAAAAAAATTACACAAAATAGGGGACTACCTGTAAGCAATGTAGGGTGAATTTTTAAGGCTTTTGGACTAATTTTTCAGCAAACCCTAATGAGTCATTATTCCGTACTTTCCGAACCATGTCACATCAATAAGTTTAATAAATACAATATAATAAAAAATCGAACCTTTGCTTGGGTTCGGAAAGCATTTTTGCCACAAATATACACAAATAAAAAAACATTAGCGTTAATTCATGATCATTGGTGGCTAAATCTATTTCGATAAACTTTCCAGATACTTCTCAACATCCCGAACCCGAACATACCACAATTTGCCTTTTTTTTGGGCTGGCAGCTTGTCATTATTTATTAATTTCCTCAAATAATCCTGAGAATAATGAAAAAATTTTGCCGCATCCCGTAACGGCAGCAAAGCATCTTTTGCAAATGCGAGCGATTCCCTTCTTTTCAATCGCTCAAGTGCATCCTTTAAACGATCTTCAATAATTTTTTTCAACAATGAGATGTCACTTTTTTCAAGATAGCGATCCATATCTTTTGTGCTGACTTTTTTCCCGCTTTCAATAGCACGAAGCAGCAGCTCACATTGATCATCCGCGATTTCCAACGCCTCGTAATATTTATTCCGATTTTCCTTATTCGTTCCTTTGATGGCGATGTTCACATAACCGCAGCCGATGAACAAAAAGGAAAGCAAAATCCTGCCCACTCTGCCGTTTCCATCGCGAAAGGGATGAATCGTTTCAAACAGTACATGACTGATTGTGGCAAGTTTCAACTTATCATAATCATCATCACTTAATTTTTCATTAACCCATTTGACAAATAATTTCATCGTCTGGTTCAAAAAAGGAGCTTTCACAGGAGTAAAATGGGATTCAATGACTTCAACGTCGCCTTTTCGGAAATCTCCCAATGTTCCCTGAAAGGTGCCGATCTGCTTTTCGTATCGCATCAGAAGAGAATGAATTTGTTTGATGTCTGCCAGACGCAGTTTGAATTCGTTTTCTTTGAAAAGATTATTCGCATACTCATAAACAGAACTGGCAGACTCAAAATAGCCCAATATGGCTGCTGTCTTTTGTGTATCCGTCCGTTTATTTCGTTCCAGTACGTCAAGTAATTCATTGCGGTTGGCGAAAATGCCCTCGATGGCAATAGAATTTCTGATTTCGTCTTTAAATAGCGAATACCATTCACTGTTGGATACAGCAATAAAATGGATATTCTCTTTTCTTAACTGCTCAAATTCTTTTTTCAACTTTTGCATAGATCGCTCTTTTTCCGAACTTTCCGAACCCTTCATTTTCCGTTAATATAATAAATAATAAGATATTATGCAATCAATTTTTTAAAAGGGGTTCGGAAATTTTTTTGATCACAAACGGATGCGAATTTTCACAAATTATTCTTGTTTCATTAGTGAAAATCAGTGAATCATTTTTTTACACTCTATTACAAAAAATGATTCGTTAAAGCTTTTTCTGGTTGTTCAATAATATTTTTTCTGTAAGCCAAACCTACTCTTAAACGCGTGACACATACGTGACATAATAAAACTGAAATGGGCTAAAAACTATTAAAAAAGAGTAACAGCCACTAAAATGGATATTTTTTATCCTAAAAATCTAACTTTATATTTAACAAAAAAATAACCCCTTAAGTTCTTAAATTACTTAAAGGGTTATTGTGGGCCCAGTAGGACTCGAACCTACGACCTACGGATTATGAGTCCGCTGCTCTACCAACTGAGCTATGGGCCCGTGCTTCAATTTTTGAACCAGAATATAATAAAATTTATTTGAAAAATCAATATTATTTTTTTGCTGCCAAAAAGTTGATGATTCTCTGATTCTCCCTGAAAAATTACCTTTGAAAAAATTCTACAAAAGCTCGACAAACTGGTCGGATTGGCAAAAAAATTTTGCTGAATAGCAAAATAGCATTTCTCGTTTTCGAGAGCGGGCGTCAAACGAATATCAAAACAGTTGACGCCGCTTCTCGCTGTTTTTTATCTCCGATTTTCCTGATCAATTTTTTCCCATTCCTCAAATACCGCCAACACCGTCTCCGGATTGGCGCCGGCGCCAAATTCCAATTGAGCGACGATGCCACCTGTCGGATCGTACAGATACTCGGCAACTTTGCGAACAGCATCGCGGCCTTGCTGCGGGTTTTCACTGGGCAAAACATGCTGGCGGTCGATTTCACCCCAGAAAGTAATTTTTCCCTTCACATTGTCGCGCAAATACTCGAAATCCATGGTAAAAAGCTGGGAATTTATCGCATCCACGCCAATTTCGACCAAATCGGTGAAAATCTCCTGAATGTAGCCGTCGCTGTGCATAAAAACAAATTTCCCCTCAGCGTGCGCCATGTCGCAATATTCTTTGTAAAGCGGCTTGAACAATTCTCTCCAGATTCTCGGCGGAATGAGCAACTGATTTTGTGAGCCCCAGTCGTCCATGAACATCACCGCATCGACGTCGGATCTGACCCAAAATTCCATTTCCTTCAAATAAAAATCATGAATCGCCTTGAGCAGATCTGCGCCGCCTTCCTCGGGCATCATCATGTCGACCATTGCCTCCTCGGTGCCGCGCAGGAATTGGTATCGCTCCCAGGGCCGCGGGCAGAGATTCGCCATGACAAATTTCTCGCTCTTTTCATAAAATCGGCTGATTTCATCGTACGCCTGTTGTTTGTTCCGCGGCAAAGTTTCATAGGGCGGCTGAACAATTTTCCAATCGGAAATGTCGCGAATCATCGGTTCCTTTACTTCACCGATCACGCCCTCTTGAAAATTGACAAATTTACAGCCCCAGTCATCGACATACTCGCCTTTAGCGTAAGGATCGCCTTTTTCTCTCGGCGAGGGCAAATAGACCGCAGCGGTTCCGCTAAAATCTGTCGGAAAGCGCTGTTTCATTTCAGCGACTTGTTCGGCAAAATGTGTCTCTGCCCAGGGCAACACCCACAGGTCTCGCGGCATCCGTTCTGGCGTCTCAAATTTCACACAATTTTTCACAATCTCTTTCGAAGTCTGCATACTCTGTTCCTCCTCATTGTCGGTTGCAATTCTGTGGGATCAAGCGCACGAATAAAACAATTTCTGGCAAAACGAGCGAAGCTAATCAAAACTATTTGTCAGCCAACAAATTTTCCAACGTTGATTTCAATTGAGAAAATAGTTCCTCGTTGTACCCAATCTCTTGAAGCGCGATTTTTCCGTCTTTATCAATGACATAATTTCTGGGTATCATTTTCTCAGCAAAAAGCGAATAAACGCCACGCTTCGGGTCAGGTGCAATGGGGAACGTAAAGCCTTTTTGTTTTTTGAATTTGACCAATTCCTCTGCCTTGTGCTCCCTGCCAATTGAAATCAGGAAAAAATCATCACGATTTTTATACTTCTGCCAGATTTCCTTTTCCAGATGGGGCATTTCAGCTTTGCAAGGCGGACACCACGTTGCGAAGAAATTTATCAACACGACTTTCCCCTTTAAATCATTAATTGCCACTTCCTTCCCCGCCAATGTTGTCACTTTAAATTCCGGTACTTGTTGTCCTTTTTTAGTACGAGTGCCATTTTCGGACAAAAATCCACACAAAAAAACGATCAAAAGAGCAGAAGTTACCACCAGGGGAATGACAGTTCGTTTCATGCTAATCTCCTGTTTTTTGCGGTTGGGGTTAATATTTGTGCCCCAAAGGCCGATTCACCAAAATAATTAACTTTGAGTTTTCGATCCTTCGAGGCAGAAAATAAAATGAGCTTTCAGCCAATTCGTAAGCTCAATATACAAATATTCAAATCATTTTTCAAGGAAAATCACTTGATTTTTAACTTTTCAGCCATTATATTGAGAAAGAAAAATTGGACCTGCATTTTATGATTGAATATAAAAAAATACACCTGCCGCTTTCTTCGCCGCTAAATCCCGAAGAAAAAAGTTATCTTCAGGAAATAAACCGGAATTTCAAACCCAAAGAAATGAAAGTGGAATTTTCCGGTGAGGGGATTACTATTTTCCTGCGGGAAATTGATTTGAATAAATTACATCAATTGGAACAAGACGTTCGGGCGCGCTATCAGTTGGATGAGCAGAAAAATTGGCTTAAAAAAATCATTCAACGAATCGAACGCATTGGCAGCTACGGCATTCACGCCGGGCGGAGAAATTTTGTCGATTACAACAAAGAAAGAAAAGTCAAAAACAGGGCGAAAAAAGAAGAGCAACGCAGCCAGTATTTTTACGCTCGTGGCCATCAATTCTCCGGAAAAAACAATGACTTCCCTGAAGAATTCACGGATCGCATCATCTGCGGCGACAGCGAAAAAGTGCTGGCGCAACTACCGGACAATTGCGTGGACCTGATTTTCACGTCGCCGCCGTACAACTTCGGACTGGATTACGAGCAAAGCCAGGACGATCATTTCTGGGAAAATTATTTTGACACACTTTTTCGCATTTTCGACCAATGCATTCGCGTGCTGAAATTCGGCGGCAGAATTGTCGTCAATATTCAACCGCTATTTTCCGATTACATTCCCAGCCATCACATCATCAGTAATTTTTTTCTCAATAAAAAATTAATCTGGAAAGGCGAAATTCTCTGGGAAAAAAACAACTACAACTGCAAATACACCTCGTGGGGAAGCTGGAAAAGTCCGAGCAGCCCCTATTTGAAATACACCTGGGAATTTCTGGAAATTTTCAGCAAGGGTGACTTGAAAAAATCTGGCGACAAAGAAAATATCGACATCACGGCAGACGATTTCAAAAAATGGGTTGTGGCAAAATGGTCTATTTCGCCGGAACGAAAAATGAAATCTTACGGCCATCCCGCCATGTTTCCGGAGGAACTCGTCAAAAGAGTGCTGCAACTTTTTAGCTACAAAAATGACGTTATCCTCGACCCCTTCAACGGCGTGGGCACGACCACCTACGTGGCATTTTCATTTGCGCGCCGCTATCTGGGGATCGACATTTCCGAAGAGTACTGCCGGAAAGCGGAACAGCGCATTGCGGCGAAATTGTTGTGAACGTACTCACTCACTCGAAAGGAAAATTATGAAGCGAAATTTTTCTTTTCTCATCGTTTTGCTTCTCGCCCAATTTTCATTCGCTGCTGCGAAAAATAACGTCTCCGATTCATTGGTCGGAACCTGGCAGGGAAGATGCAAAATCTATCTTCCCATCAGCAAAATTCCGAAGTTGGCGAACGCGAAAGACACGGTAAACGTAAAAATTACCATTCACAAAGACGGTTCTGTTCAGGGAAAAGTCGGCGATACGGAAATGATGAATTGCCGCTTCGGCAAAAATCGCGGTTGGTTCGGGCGCTGGCTAAACATCAAAACCGATTTTATCATCAAAGGCGGCTATTTGAAAGGTTCGCTTTACAAAGGAGACTCCGTTCAGGTCAAAACTTTCACCCTGCCGTTCAACATCATCGACGGCAAAATGCGCGGCTCGGTGATGCGAACGTTTAAATGGAAATATCCTTTTCCGCTGGTAAAAATTTTGCTCTCACTTTCAGAGAATTCAAAATAATTCGATAAAATTTCTCCGTTGAATCAAAGGTTGTCGAACGAATGAATATTTTTAAGCGTAAATATCAGACTTCAACACAAAAATTCCGCGCCGGAGTCGGGGCGATAATTGTAAACGCAAACGGCCGTGTTTTCGCGGGCAAAAGAAAAGGAGCAGTCCCAGCCTGGCAATTTCCGCAAGGCGGCATTCTCATCGGAGAGATGCCTCAGGCTGCTGTTTATCGAGAAATCGAGGAAGAAACCGGCATTAAACCGGAATCTCTTGAGCTCATCGCGCAAAATGAGGATTTGTTAGCCTACGAACTGCCGCCGGAATTGCGTTCGGAGCTTGTACGCGGCCAGATACACTACTGGTTTTTGTTCCGCTTCATTGATTCCGATGACAAAATCACCCTCGGCGATCAGGTTGAATTTGAGAATTGGCAGTGGATGGAATTCGACGATATTCTGTCCCAAATCGTTTCATTCAAAAAGCGGGTTTATGAGCAATTGAAGACTTTTTTCGAACAACATGTTCATCGAGGGCTCCGTGGCTTTGTGTGAAGCAAAAAAACTCACACGAAGCCGCAAAGGCACAAAGGGTATTAAAATAAAGAGACAAAAAATTCACCGAGAAAATAAAAAAAGTTTTTTCTCTGTGGCTCCGTGCCTTTGTGTGAGAATAACTTTTTTTCCGCTGATAACGTTATGTTCACCGTAAAAGTCCCAGACAAAATTATTCTTTACTGCAAAAATCTTCTCAAGAAGCACAACTTCGGCAACCGCGGCGTTGCCGACGGCAGTCGGGAAGAACAGCTCACCGGTTTAATCGGTCAGTGCATGATACAAAAATTGTTCAACCAGCCACTGGTCACCGGCGCGCACGGCAGCGATGACGGCGAAGACTTTCGCTTTGCCGACAAAATCATCGATGTCAAAACCATGGGCCGAGAAACCGATGTGCGCCACTATTACGTGAACAATTTCATCGGATTGCAAAAAGATTTCCACACCGACGTTTACATCTTTTGCAGTCTCAACAAAAAAACGAACGCGCTCACAATCTGCGGCTGGGTGACAAAATCTCAACTTTTCCAACGCGCCTCGTTCTACAAAAAAGGCGCCAAACGCTACCGCTCCGACGGCACCTTTTTCCGCACCAAAGCCGACCTGTACGAAATCAAAAATACGGATCTCAATCAGGCGAATTCATTGGAAGAATTGAAACAGGGAATTTTTTATTGTTAGCAAAGGATGTCGATAATGCGCAATTACTTTTCCCGATTTTTGTGATTTTCTGCTTGACAACTTCAGGCTTTTTTTGTATAATTAAAACAGCGCTATCGATACGAATTATAAAAAACAAGATAAAGAGAAATCTAAAATGAGCATAGCCTAATATTTT
This window contains:
- a CDS encoding chemotaxis protein CheA; translated protein: MENFVELYKEETKELLNDIQDTLLELEEKPKDRELIDRVFRAMHNMKGNGAMFGFDNISAFTHDIETVYDKVREGELPVTPELINLTLEACDQINLMLLKPGADIGKQKEKVDTTLQGFAQLLPQKDQQSRVKSVSSAIAADKRADEKKSATYFIHFVPHEDIFLSGMNPILLLKELLELGSGHVIAHWDRLPEFEEMNPEKCYLYWTIILTTSEDVRAIQDVFIFVEDESVIRIETLDGEGKFSAKDIEKIKNTLIAEKGLSFEKLSQLLANKDQDESAAATQKTAEKPIREKKEEKKLTPSSAKMRVECEQASAIRVSSEKLDNLINLVGELVTAQASLAQTVLKNNDSRYLAIAEELERLTAGLRDIAMEIRLIPLGSLFGKYRRLVRDLARTQKKEINFVFEGGETELDKTIIDRLGDPLVHLIRNSIDHGIELPEIREKNGKPRAGTIRISARQSGADVWIQISDDGKGMDPEKIHARAVEKGIVPANLPLSTSEILQLIFKPGFSTAEEVSDISGRGVGMDVVKKNVKDLRGTVSVKSEVGKGTTISLRLPLTLGIIDGLVIKAGSERFVLPISVVQDCQEFYVEGTTRFKHREILEIRGEVISYIRLREHFAISGNPPERGHLVIAQVNDQKIGIVVDEIEGEHQIVIKSLGKLYRNVDGLSGATILGDGSVALILDAGKLIEIAEKEEFAQVQNL
- a CDS encoding response regulator, encoding MSLKTIMTVDDSPSVRQFVKMTLQSAGFEVVEAEDGKDALQKMDGSPIHLAFVDLNMPNMNGIEFIKAVRSHEKYRFIPLIMLTTESQMSKKQEGKKVGATGWIVKPFKPEQLLAVVKKVLG
- a CDS encoding helix-turn-helix domain-containing protein, producing the protein MQKLKKEFEQLRKENIHFIAVSNSEWYSLFKDEIRNSIAIEGIFANRNELLDVLERNKRTDTQKTAAILGYFESASSVYEYANNLFKENEFKLRLADIKQIHSLLMRYEKQIGTFQGTLGDFRKGDVEVIESHFTPVKAPFLNQTMKLFVKWVNEKLSDDDYDKLKLATISHVLFETIHPFRDGNGRVGRILLSFLFIGCGYVNIAIKGTNKENRNKYYEALEIADDQCELLLRAIESGKKVSTKDMDRYLEKSDISLLKKIIEDRLKDALERLKRRESLAFAKDALLPLRDAAKFFHYSQDYLRKLINNDKLPAQKKGKLWYVRVRDVEKYLESLSK
- a CDS encoding methyltransferase; translation: MQTSKEIVKNCVKFETPERMPRDLWVLPWAETHFAEQVAEMKQRFPTDFSGTAAVYLPSPREKGDPYAKGEYVDDWGCKFVNFQEGVIGEVKEPMIRDISDWKIVQPPYETLPRNKQQAYDEISRFYEKSEKFVMANLCPRPWERYQFLRGTEEAMVDMMMPEEGGADLLKAIHDFYLKEMEFWVRSDVDAVMFMDDWGSQNQLLIPPRIWRELFKPLYKEYCDMAHAEGKFVFMHSDGYIQEIFTDLVEIGVDAINSQLFTMDFEYLRDNVKGKITFWGEIDRQHVLPSENPQQGRDAVRKVAEYLYDPTGGIVAQLEFGAGANPETVLAVFEEWEKIDQENRR
- a CDS encoding TlpA family protein disulfide reductase; this translates as MKRTVIPLVVTSALLIVFLCGFLSENGTRTKKGQQVPEFKVTTLAGKEVAINDLKGKVVLINFFATWCPPCKAEMPHLEKEIWQKYKNRDDFFLISIGREHKAEELVKFKKQKGFTFPIAPDPKRGVYSLFAEKMIPRNYVIDKDGKIALQEIGYNEELFSQLKSTLENLLADK
- a CDS encoding site-specific DNA-methyltransferase; translation: MIEYKKIHLPLSSPLNPEEKSYLQEINRNFKPKEMKVEFSGEGITIFLREIDLNKLHQLEQDVRARYQLDEQKNWLKKIIQRIERIGSYGIHAGRRNFVDYNKERKVKNRAKKEEQRSQYFYARGHQFSGKNNDFPEEFTDRIICGDSEKVLAQLPDNCVDLIFTSPPYNFGLDYEQSQDDHFWENYFDTLFRIFDQCIRVLKFGGRIVVNIQPLFSDYIPSHHIISNFFLNKKLIWKGEILWEKNNYNCKYTSWGSWKSPSSPYLKYTWEFLEIFSKGDLKKSGDKENIDITADDFKKWVVAKWSISPERKMKSYGHPAMFPEELVKRVLQLFSYKNDVILDPFNGVGTTTYVAFSFARRYLGIDISEEYCRKAEQRIAAKLL
- a CDS encoding RNA pyrophosphohydrolase, whose translation is MNIFKRKYQTSTQKFRAGVGAIIVNANGRVFAGKRKGAVPAWQFPQGGILIGEMPQAAVYREIEEETGIKPESLELIAQNEDLLAYELPPELRSELVRGQIHYWFLFRFIDSDDKITLGDQVEFENWQWMEFDDILSQIVSFKKRVYEQLKTFFEQHVHRGLRGFV